In Acidobacteriota bacterium, a single genomic region encodes these proteins:
- a CDS encoding purine-nucleoside phosphorylase, with protein sequence MNGHKDTGPDTSLAAELEESRRRWLEAGIPTPEALLVTGSGLSLDLGEPAAGPWPFSDLFSFDVEAIEGHAVTAELVRTANGRLVLYSRGRLHAYQGYTPAQVVYLVRLSALLGARSLVVTNAAGSLRADLPPGSIVAISDHINLTGLNPLRGRLPAAWGPQFPDLADAYDPGLRRRFAELGEQAGTPVAEGVYAGLLGPSFETPAENRAYRTLGADLVGMSTVLEVIAARHMGLRVLGLSLVTNMGVGLVDEAVNHQDVLRIGRGASTAVARLVSDLFADDAFRHPESS encoded by the coding sequence GTGAATGGACACAAGGATACCGGCCCGGACACGAGTCTCGCAGCCGAACTCGAGGAGAGCCGGCGGCGCTGGCTGGAGGCCGGAATCCCGACGCCGGAGGCCCTCCTCGTCACCGGCTCAGGCCTGAGCCTCGATCTCGGCGAACCTGCGGCGGGTCCATGGCCCTTCTCCGACCTGTTCTCCTTCGACGTCGAGGCGATCGAGGGCCACGCCGTGACCGCCGAACTCGTGCGGACGGCCAACGGCCGACTGGTCCTCTACAGCCGCGGCCGGTTGCACGCCTACCAGGGCTACACGCCGGCTCAGGTCGTCTACCTGGTGCGGCTCAGCGCCCTGCTCGGCGCCCGGTCGCTGGTCGTCACGAACGCCGCCGGTTCGCTGCGGGCGGACCTGCCGCCCGGCTCGATCGTGGCCATCTCCGACCACATCAACCTGACCGGTCTGAACCCGCTCAGGGGCCGGCTGCCGGCCGCGTGGGGGCCGCAGTTCCCCGACCTGGCGGATGCCTACGATCCCGGACTGCGCCGCCGGTTCGCCGAACTCGGGGAACAGGCCGGAACACCGGTCGCCGAGGGGGTCTACGCCGGGCTGCTCGGGCCGTCCTTCGAGACCCCCGCCGAGAACCGCGCCTACCGCACCCTGGGCGCCGACCTGGTCGGCATGTCGACCGTGCTGGAGGTCATCGCCGCCCGCCACATGGGGCTCCGCGTGCTCGGCCTTTCCCTGGTCACGAACATGGGCGTGGGGCTGGTCGACGAAGCTGTCAACCATCAGGACGTGCTCAGGATCGGCAGGGGAGCATCCACCGCGGTCGCGCGCCTCGTCTCCGACCTGTTCGCGGACGACGCGTTCCGGCACCCGGAATCGAGCTGA
- the aroB gene encoding 3-dehydroquinate synthase produces MEGTQHHAPDAPYRLTLAHPRGVSDILVGPGLLASAGGGALAEVAAWCGGRVVFLVTSEVPDRHCGAAARKLLEPAARVETIDVPDGEAAKTVDCAASVWQRMLDRGGKRDSRLVTLGGGAVGDLGGFAAACFLRGIDYMQIPTTLLAQVDASVGGKTGIDLAGGKNTVGAFHHPRFVLADIDCLRSLPAAELRAGLFEVVKMAALLDLDLLAVVEESLDRLLAVDAEVLTPVVAASVQAKLDVVEADLEEGDRRRLLNFGHTLGHAIESEFGYRGLRHGDAVGHGMRFALRLARRRGLDPDFAARLERLIDRLGPPALEDFERDLGVRLDVDRLIEAMGRDKKARESGLVWILPAAPGRGEIVPGLDPALVRSELEAFLDLSRAPAGGGSP; encoded by the coding sequence GTGGAGGGCACGCAGCACCACGCTCCGGACGCGCCGTATCGCCTGACCCTCGCGCACCCGCGCGGCGTGAGCGACATCCTGGTCGGGCCCGGTCTCCTGGCTTCGGCGGGCGGCGGCGCGCTGGCCGAGGTCGCGGCCTGGTGCGGCGGCCGGGTCGTCTTCCTGGTCACGAGCGAGGTGCCGGACCGCCACTGCGGCGCTGCGGCGAGGAAGCTGCTGGAGCCCGCGGCGAGGGTCGAGACGATTGATGTTCCGGACGGCGAGGCGGCGAAGACGGTTGACTGCGCCGCGTCGGTCTGGCAGCGGATGCTCGATCGCGGGGGCAAGCGGGACAGCCGTCTCGTCACGCTCGGCGGCGGCGCCGTCGGCGATCTCGGAGGTTTCGCCGCGGCGTGCTTCCTGCGCGGCATCGACTACATGCAGATCCCGACGACGCTGCTGGCACAGGTCGATGCCTCGGTCGGCGGCAAGACGGGGATCGACCTGGCCGGCGGCAAGAACACGGTCGGAGCTTTCCACCACCCGAGGTTCGTGCTCGCGGACATCGACTGCCTGCGGAGCCTGCCCGCGGCGGAGCTTCGAGCCGGCCTGTTCGAAGTGGTCAAGATGGCGGCGCTGCTCGATCTCGATCTGCTGGCCGTGGTTGAGGAGTCGCTGGATCGCCTGCTCGCCGTGGACGCCGAGGTGTTGACTCCGGTCGTCGCGGCCTCTGTCCAGGCCAAGCTGGACGTGGTCGAGGCGGATCTGGAGGAAGGAGACCGCCGCCGTCTGCTCAACTTCGGACACACGCTGGGACACGCGATCGAGTCGGAGTTCGGCTACCGCGGATTGCGCCACGGCGACGCCGTCGGCCACGGGATGAGGTTCGCCCTCCGCCTGGCGCGGCGGCGCGGACTCGATCCGGACTTCGCGGCGCGGCTGGAGCGGTTGATCGATCGGCTGGGTCCGCCCGCGCTCGAGGACTTCGAGCGGGATCTCGGGGTGAGGCTCGACGTGGACCGGTTGATCGAGGCGATGGGCCGGGACAAGAAGGCCCGCGAGAGCGGTCTGGTGTGGATTCTGCCGGCGGCGCCGGGACGGGGCGAGATCGTCCCCGGACTCGATCCGGCGCTGGTGCGGAGCGAACTCGAGGCCTTCCTCGACCTGTCGCGCGCTCCGGCGGGCGGGGGTTCGCCGTGA
- a CDS encoding HAD family hydrolase, whose product MHLVVFDVDATLVESEDFDGILYARAIRNTLKIDVDEEWSGYRHQTDGGILNEVLDRNGSEGDRSLAHVSVRSEFITLVSGYLAVRGDRLPEVPGARAFVSRLAARPDIAIGIATGGWKETAAMKLRAIGLDPDSLSLASGSDAESRVEIMQVAETRALSGRAVDRKTYFGNRSWDREASRRLGWHFVGIGPDVEHSTWFDDFLDEESINRALALSVPTVAGAGETGSRPGSTGRRSTA is encoded by the coding sequence ATGCACCTGGTCGTCTTCGACGTGGACGCAACCCTGGTCGAGTCCGAGGACTTCGACGGCATCCTCTACGCCAGGGCGATCAGGAACACGCTGAAGATCGATGTCGACGAGGAGTGGTCCGGCTATCGGCACCAGACGGACGGCGGCATCCTGAACGAGGTTCTGGATCGCAACGGAAGCGAAGGGGACCGCTCCCTGGCTCACGTTTCCGTCAGGAGCGAGTTCATCACCCTCGTCTCGGGTTACCTGGCTGTCCGCGGCGACCGGCTGCCGGAAGTCCCCGGCGCCCGCGCCTTCGTGAGCCGGCTCGCCGCCCGACCCGACATCGCCATCGGCATCGCCACCGGCGGCTGGAAGGAGACCGCCGCGATGAAGCTGCGGGCCATCGGCCTCGACCCGGACTCCCTGAGCCTCGCCTCGGGTTCGGACGCCGAAAGCCGCGTCGAGATCATGCAGGTCGCGGAGACACGCGCACTCTCTGGTAGAGCCGTCGACCGGAAGACCTACTTCGGCAACCGGTCGTGGGACCGCGAAGCAAGCCGCCGGTTGGGCTGGCACTTCGTCGGCATCGGCCCGGACGTTGAGCACAGCACCTGGTTCGACGACTTCCTGGACGAAGAGTCCATCAACCGGGCGTTGGCCCTGTCAGTTCCTACCGTGGCCGGAGCAGGGGAAACAGGATCACGTCCCGGATCGACCGGGCGTCGGTCAACAGCATGA
- the hpt gene encoding hypoxanthine phosphoribosyltransferase, giving the protein MIEDGMPRELISREVLDRRVGELAAEIERDYADSEELLCVGVLKGSVFFMSDLLQRLSRPLVVDFFQTSSYRGETTSPGEVRIRRDLDHSLAGRDVLLIEDIVDTGYTMRTIMALMGFRGARSVRLCVLLDKACKRETPVQIHYRGFEVDDVFVVGYGLDYDDRYRNLPYIGVLEEPRASE; this is encoded by the coding sequence ATGATCGAAGACGGCATGCCGCGCGAGTTGATTTCGAGGGAAGTGCTCGACCGCCGGGTCGGCGAGCTGGCCGCCGAGATCGAGAGGGACTACGCCGACAGCGAGGAGCTGCTCTGCGTCGGCGTGCTGAAGGGATCCGTCTTCTTCATGTCCGACCTCCTGCAGCGGCTGTCCCGGCCGCTCGTCGTCGACTTCTTCCAAACTTCGAGCTACCGGGGCGAGACGACCTCGCCCGGCGAGGTGCGGATCCGACGCGACCTCGATCACTCTCTGGCCGGCCGCGACGTTCTGCTGATCGAGGACATCGTGGATACCGGCTACACGATGCGGACGATCATGGCGCTGATGGGGTTCAGGGGGGCGCGATCCGTGCGGCTCTGCGTGCTGCTCGACAAGGCCTGCAAGCGTGAGACCCCGGTTCAGATCCACTACCGCGGCTTCGAGGTGGACGACGTCTTCGTCGTCGGCTACGGCCTGGACTACGACGACCGCTACCGCAACCTGCCCTACATCGGCGTGCTGGAGGAGCCGCGAGCCTCGGAGTAG
- the ftsY gene encoding signal recognition particle-docking protein FtsY: MSADLGGGVALQRSGDELRSGGLWNRLRRGLGRTRKGLSGRIGTVLGNAQRLDEDVLEQLEETLIEADLGVETSLELVERLRGAVRSGSVARGDEVGLRQLLVDEVAVLLLDAPRAEWPPPPRITLMVGVNGSGKTTSAAKLAHASLARGEHVLFAAADTFRAAAAEQLQVWGERLGVDVVRRPSGGDPAALVFDAVEAAGARGANHVIVDTAGRLHTRGQLMDELAKVHRVARRAAAEAGGRTWRVRNLLVVDAGTGHNALVQAREFGAAAPLDAVFLAKIDGTAKGGMAVAIARDLRLPVAWLGVGEAVEDMVDFDPRSFAAALFG; encoded by the coding sequence GTGAGTGCTGACCTCGGCGGCGGAGTAGCCCTGCAACGGTCCGGGGACGAACTCCGATCGGGCGGGCTGTGGAATCGGCTGCGCCGGGGTCTCGGTCGTACCCGGAAGGGGCTTTCCGGCCGGATCGGCACCGTGCTCGGAAACGCGCAGCGGCTCGACGAGGACGTTCTGGAGCAACTCGAGGAGACGCTGATTGAGGCGGACCTTGGTGTGGAGACGTCGCTCGAGCTGGTCGAGCGCCTCCGAGGGGCGGTGCGTTCCGGATCCGTCGCGCGAGGCGACGAGGTCGGGCTCCGTCAGTTGCTGGTCGACGAGGTGGCCGTACTGCTCCTCGACGCGCCGCGGGCGGAGTGGCCGCCGCCGCCGCGCATCACCCTGATGGTCGGCGTCAACGGTTCGGGCAAGACCACTTCCGCCGCCAAGCTGGCCCACGCTTCCCTGGCGCGCGGCGAGCACGTGCTGTTCGCGGCGGCGGACACCTTCCGGGCTGCGGCGGCCGAACAGCTCCAGGTCTGGGGCGAGCGGCTCGGTGTTGACGTCGTGCGCCGTCCGTCGGGAGGCGATCCGGCAGCGCTCGTGTTCGATGCCGTGGAGGCGGCCGGAGCCCGCGGCGCGAACCACGTGATCGTCGACACCGCGGGCCGGCTCCACACCCGCGGCCAACTGATGGACGAGCTGGCGAAGGTGCACCGGGTGGCGCGGCGGGCGGCGGCGGAAGCCGGGGGCCGCACCTGGCGGGTGAGGAACCTGCTCGTCGTCGATGCGGGAACCGGGCACAACGCCCTGGTGCAGGCGCGGGAGTTCGGCGCCGCCGCCCCGCTCGACGCCGTCTTCCTGGCCAAGATCGACGGCACGGCGAAGGGCGGCATGGCCGTGGCGATCGCGCGCGATCTGCGTCTGCCTGTCGCCTGGCTGGGCGTTGGCGAGGCCGTCGAGGACATGGTCGACTTCGATCCGCGGTCGTTCGCGGCCGCCCTCTTCGGATGA
- a CDS encoding FtsX-like permease family protein, whose protein sequence is MGFVWHIAVRYFRSTRADAHIRALSTLTAGGLAVGTAALVLALSALAGFQNLLLEDLARHTPALQIEFGGGGAAGSGQEGAAMAESVQGLAELAAATNGVAAVQELLYARGWLADGDRPFAVEVLGYEKRPPPWIPVQPEATSGLIVPVSVALRMGLAVGDMVRVVSPRPGLTPVGPQPRTRMLPVDLIYRSERAEDADDPVLVPLEQASALFARGDRRLDLTLAPKADPERIGDFLRRGIDPSVATVTTWKEANRALLFVLRLEKGLVFSAVALIVAVASFALLAALSMVLSSKRAEVGVLAAMGAPPARLQRVFLLLGALLSVGGAGLGGAAGAGLAALLDRYRVISTPSDVYVVDYVPFLVRGTDVLVVVAVTVLFTAAAAVIGARKASLLHPVEAMRSART, encoded by the coding sequence GTGGGGTTCGTCTGGCACATAGCCGTCAGGTACTTCCGCTCCACTCGCGCGGACGCGCACATCCGGGCGCTGTCCACCCTGACGGCGGGCGGCCTGGCGGTGGGTACGGCGGCGCTGGTGCTGGCGTTGTCGGCGCTCGCCGGCTTTCAGAACCTCCTGCTGGAAGATCTGGCGCGGCATACGCCGGCCCTTCAGATCGAGTTCGGCGGCGGCGGCGCCGCCGGCAGTGGCCAGGAAGGCGCGGCAATGGCGGAAAGCGTGCAGGGTCTGGCCGAACTGGCGGCCGCGACGAACGGCGTCGCCGCCGTCCAGGAGCTGCTCTACGCGCGGGGCTGGCTGGCCGATGGCGATCGTCCGTTCGCGGTCGAGGTGCTGGGCTACGAGAAGCGGCCGCCGCCCTGGATTCCGGTCCAGCCGGAGGCGACGTCCGGTCTGATCGTGCCTGTTTCCGTGGCGTTGCGGATGGGGCTGGCCGTGGGCGACATGGTACGCGTCGTGTCTCCACGCCCCGGGCTCACACCGGTCGGGCCGCAGCCACGCACCCGGATGCTGCCAGTCGACCTGATCTACAGGTCCGAACGCGCGGAGGACGCGGACGACCCGGTGCTGGTGCCGCTCGAACAGGCTTCCGCCCTGTTCGCGCGGGGCGACAGGCGACTGGATCTGACGCTCGCCCCGAAGGCGGATCCGGAGCGGATCGGCGACTTCCTGCGCCGGGGAATCGATCCGTCCGTGGCGACTGTGACCACCTGGAAAGAGGCCAACCGGGCGCTCCTCTTCGTGCTGCGTCTCGAGAAAGGCCTGGTCTTCTCGGCGGTGGCCCTGATCGTCGCGGTCGCCTCGTTCGCCCTGCTCGCGGCCTTGTCCATGGTGCTTTCGAGCAAACGCGCCGAGGTCGGTGTGCTGGCGGCGATGGGTGCGCCGCCGGCCCGGTTGCAGCGCGTGTTCCTGCTGCTCGGCGCGCTGCTGTCGGTCGGCGGCGCCGGCCTCGGCGGTGCGGCCGGCGCGGGGCTCGCGGCGCTTCTGGACCGCTACCGGGTCATCTCCACGCCGTCCGACGTGTACGTCGTGGACTACGTGCCATTCCTGGTCCGGGGCACGGACGTGCTCGTCGTGGTTGCCGTGACCGTTCTGTTTACCGCCGCGGCCGCCGTGATCGGCGCGCGCAAGGCGAGTCTCCTGCATCCGGTCGAGGCGATGCGGAGCGCGCGAACGTGA
- the ribD gene encoding bifunctional diaminohydroxyphosphoribosylaminopyrimidine deaminase/5-amino-6-(5-phosphoribosylamino)uracil reductase RibD gives MRGESAFSPADRRAMARALTLARRGRYTAAPNPMVGAVVASGGEIVGEGWHRRAGGEHAEAAALRVAGNAALDGTLYVTLEPCNHHGRTPPCADRVIESGVKRVVFAHRDPNPEVTGGGGDRLRAMGVRVEGGLLADQAVELNVPFLTRVVHRRPAVTLKWAMSLDGRIATATGDSQWISSEEGRKWALDLREEHQAIVVGSGTALADDPRLNRRLGRAEGPILRVVLDRRLRLSPGARMFEIEGPVVVYTEEPPDIGSSVSASARDWLARSDRLRRAGAEVVGLPAVGPAAVLEDLFDRGVSNVLVEGGAEVLAAFSASGLWDRAAVCCAPVLIGGAAAPGPLGGDGPEKLADAWRLDELRVSRREPDVILVGYRQGCLPELSRSVGE, from the coding sequence ATGAGGGGCGAGTCGGCGTTCAGTCCGGCCGATCGCCGTGCGATGGCCCGCGCGCTGACTCTGGCGCGTCGAGGCCGCTACACCGCGGCGCCGAATCCGATGGTTGGGGCGGTCGTCGCGAGCGGCGGCGAGATCGTCGGCGAGGGTTGGCACCGCCGGGCGGGCGGAGAGCACGCGGAGGCGGCGGCGCTGCGAGTCGCTGGAAACGCGGCGCTGGACGGCACGCTCTACGTGACCCTCGAGCCCTGCAACCATCACGGGCGCACGCCGCCCTGCGCCGACCGGGTTATCGAATCCGGCGTCAAGCGCGTGGTCTTCGCCCACCGCGATCCGAATCCGGAGGTGACGGGCGGCGGCGGGGACAGGCTGCGCGCCATGGGCGTTCGGGTCGAGGGCGGCTTGCTTGCCGACCAGGCGGTGGAGCTGAACGTCCCGTTCCTGACCCGGGTCGTGCACCGGCGGCCCGCGGTGACCCTCAAGTGGGCGATGAGTCTGGACGGACGGATCGCGACAGCGACCGGCGACAGCCAGTGGATCTCGTCGGAAGAGGGCAGGAAGTGGGCGCTCGATCTGCGGGAGGAGCACCAGGCGATCGTCGTCGGCAGCGGCACCGCGCTGGCCGACGACCCGCGGCTGAACCGGCGGTTGGGTCGGGCCGAGGGGCCGATTCTGCGGGTCGTGCTCGATCGCCGGCTGCGGCTGTCCCCTGGTGCGCGGATGTTCGAGATCGAGGGACCCGTCGTTGTCTACACGGAGGAGCCGCCGGACATCGGCTCCTCGGTGTCCGCGTCCGCGCGGGATTGGTTAGCGCGCAGTGATCGGCTTCGCCGCGCCGGTGCCGAGGTGGTTGGTCTTCCAGCTGTGGGGCCAGCCGCCGTCCTGGAGGATCTCTTCGACCGTGGCGTCTCCAACGTGCTGGTCGAGGGTGGAGCGGAGGTGCTCGCTGCCTTCTCGGCGTCCGGACTGTGGGACCGGGCCGCGGTCTGCTGCGCGCCCGTCCTGATCGGCGGTGCGGCGGCGCCCGGTCCTCTCGGCGGCGATGGCCCGGAGAAGCTCGCCGACGCCTGGCGCCTCGACGAGCTACGGGTCAGCAGGCGCGAGCCGGACGTGATTCTCGTAGGCTACAGGCAAGGATGTTTACCGGAATTATCACGGAGCGTGGGCGAGTAG
- the aspS gene encoding aspartate--tRNA ligase encodes MKRTQAGTLTAEQVGRQTKVQGWVHHRRDHGGVIFLDVRDRSGVVQAVVHPETTPEAAEALQPARLEWVVEVEGEVVRRDPDKVNPKMATGEIEIQVASGRVLGRSEPMPFGVEGAQDASEETRLKYRFLDLRRNALQSNLRLRSDFTIESLAYFREQGFVNVETPMLTRSTPEGARDYLVPSRLNHGNFYALPQSPQLFKQILMVSGLERYVQFARCFRDEDLRADRQPEFTQIDVEMSFVDEEDVYRLVEGLFARVFPLAGIEPPASYPRLSYGEAMLRYGNDRPDLRVDLEIEDVTDCLRETGFRAFQAAVASGGVIRGVHIPGAASSSRRQVDEYADIARRHGAAGVLWVKRDGGVPSFLVKGALTDGQVETLADRLGVEEGGLGLLVAGPAPTAAAALGALRVEVGRRFGHMREDAHEFLWVHDFPLVAWNGDEGRWNATHHPFTSPRMEDLDRLENDPGSVLSRAYDVVLNGNEIGGGSIRIHDRDVQKRVLAVLGIDAAEAERRFGFLFEALSYGAPPHGGIALGVDRIVMLMAGAASLRDVIAFPKTASAVCLMTEAPSTVDQEQLLELGLRVRPRGG; translated from the coding sequence GTGAAGAGAACGCAGGCAGGAACCCTGACCGCCGAACAGGTCGGCCGGCAGACAAAGGTCCAGGGATGGGTCCATCACCGGCGCGATCACGGCGGCGTCATCTTCCTCGACGTGCGCGATCGAAGCGGCGTCGTGCAGGCGGTGGTACACCCCGAAACCACGCCTGAAGCGGCCGAGGCTCTTCAGCCGGCGCGCCTCGAATGGGTCGTCGAGGTCGAGGGCGAGGTGGTGCGCCGGGACCCCGACAAGGTGAACCCGAAGATGGCCACCGGCGAGATCGAGATCCAGGTCGCGAGCGGCCGCGTGCTCGGCCGCTCGGAACCGATGCCGTTCGGCGTGGAGGGCGCTCAGGACGCCAGTGAGGAGACCAGGCTCAAGTACCGCTTCCTCGACCTGCGTCGGAACGCGCTGCAGAGCAACCTGCGGCTGCGCTCCGACTTCACGATCGAGTCTCTCGCCTACTTCCGCGAGCAGGGGTTCGTGAACGTCGAGACGCCGATGCTCACCCGGTCCACGCCGGAAGGCGCCCGCGACTATCTCGTCCCGAGCCGCCTGAACCACGGCAACTTCTACGCGTTGCCGCAGTCGCCCCAGTTGTTCAAGCAGATCCTGATGGTCAGCGGGCTCGAGCGCTACGTGCAGTTCGCCCGCTGCTTCCGCGACGAGGACCTGCGAGCCGACCGCCAGCCGGAGTTCACCCAGATCGATGTCGAGATGTCCTTCGTCGACGAGGAGGACGTCTACCGCCTGGTCGAGGGGCTGTTCGCGCGGGTGTTCCCGCTGGCCGGGATCGAGCCGCCCGCGTCGTACCCGCGCCTCTCCTACGGCGAGGCGATGCTCCGTTACGGCAACGACCGTCCCGATCTGCGGGTCGACCTCGAGATCGAGGACGTGACGGACTGCCTGCGCGAGACGGGCTTTCGCGCCTTCCAGGCGGCGGTCGCCTCGGGCGGCGTCATCCGCGGAGTCCACATTCCGGGAGCCGCTTCATCCAGCCGTCGCCAGGTGGACGAGTACGCCGACATCGCCCGCCGCCACGGCGCCGCCGGCGTCCTCTGGGTCAAGCGGGACGGCGGCGTTCCCTCGTTCCTGGTCAAGGGTGCGCTGACGGACGGGCAGGTCGAGACCCTGGCCGATCGGCTAGGCGTCGAGGAAGGCGGCCTGGGCCTGCTGGTTGCCGGGCCGGCGCCGACCGCGGCGGCGGCGCTGGGCGCCCTGCGGGTCGAGGTCGGGCGGCGCTTCGGGCACATGCGGGAGGACGCGCACGAGTTCCTCTGGGTACACGACTTCCCGCTGGTTGCCTGGAACGGCGACGAGGGGCGGTGGAACGCGACCCACCATCCATTCACCTCGCCGCGGATGGAGGACCTGGACCGCCTGGAGAACGACCCGGGATCGGTTCTCTCGCGCGCCTACGACGTGGTGCTGAACGGCAACGAGATCGGCGGCGGTTCCATCCGGATCCACGACCGGGACGTGCAGAAGCGCGTGCTGGCGGTGCTCGGGATCGACGCCGCCGAGGCCGAGCGTCGATTCGGCTTCCTGTTCGAGGCCCTGAGCTACGGTGCGCCACCGCATGGCGGGATCGCGCTGGGCGTCGACCGGATCGTCATGCTGATGGCCGGCGCCGCCTCGCTGCGCGACGTGATCGCCTTTCCGAAGACGGCCTCGGCGGTGTGTCTGATGACGGAGGCGCCGTCGACGGTGGACCAGGAGCAGTTGCTGGAACTCGGGCTGCGCGTCCGCCCGCGCGGCGGCTAG
- the lysS gene encoding lysine--tRNA ligase produces MSELEAQIENRRDKRDRLRERGVDPYPTRAPYDLEPGEVCERYGEKSEAELEQAAVSLRVPGRVRAHRTHGKAAFLDISDGADSKVQVLLRRNHVGEDCWWLLSQLDIGDYVLADGLLIRTRTGELTISADRLDLLAKATRPLPEKWHGLADREERYRRRYLDLLNSSESTRRFVVRSQAIAALRACLLDEGFLEVETPMMQAVPGGATARPFVTHHNALDLDLYLRIAPELYLKRLLVGGLHRVFEINRNFRNEGISTQHNPEFTMLEFYWAYSDYEQLMTFTERMLAAVLDAVHAEGSTTCTWRGHEIDLQAPWPRLSVRQSLLEIGGLDPTAVDDEAALTAELTRLGEDPPKSAGYGNLLMALFDRLVEPKLIQPTFIHDYPVEVSPFAKHNACDPRFTERFELFIGGMEIANAFTELNDPDDQAERFRQQLRAREGGDDEAHRFDRDYVEALQYGMPPAGGLGLGIDRLVMLLTDARSIRDVILFPLLRPR; encoded by the coding sequence GTGTCTGAGCTCGAAGCACAGATCGAGAACCGGCGCGACAAGCGCGACCGCCTGCGCGAGCGAGGCGTCGACCCCTACCCGACCCGGGCGCCGTACGACCTGGAGCCGGGCGAAGTCTGCGAACGCTACGGCGAGAAGAGCGAGGCGGAGCTCGAGCAGGCCGCGGTTTCCCTCAGGGTTCCCGGCCGCGTTCGCGCCCACCGCACCCACGGCAAGGCGGCGTTCCTCGACATCTCCGACGGCGCCGACTCGAAGGTCCAGGTCCTCCTGCGCCGCAACCACGTCGGCGAGGACTGCTGGTGGCTGCTCTCGCAACTCGACATCGGCGATTACGTGCTCGCGGACGGCCTGCTGATCCGCACCCGTACCGGCGAACTGACGATCTCGGCCGACCGCCTCGACCTGCTGGCGAAGGCGACCCGGCCGCTGCCCGAGAAGTGGCACGGCCTGGCCGACCGGGAAGAGCGTTACCGGCGCCGCTACCTCGACCTCCTGAACTCCTCCGAGTCGACGCGGCGCTTCGTCGTCCGCTCGCAGGCGATCGCCGCGCTCCGCGCCTGCCTGCTGGACGAGGGCTTTCTCGAGGTCGAAACACCGATGATGCAGGCGGTTCCCGGGGGCGCGACGGCCCGGCCATTCGTGACCCACCACAACGCCCTCGACCTCGACCTCTACCTGCGCATCGCGCCCGAGCTGTACCTCAAGCGCCTGCTGGTCGGCGGCCTGCACCGTGTGTTCGAAATCAACCGCAACTTCCGTAACGAGGGCATCTCCACCCAGCACAACCCCGAGTTCACGATGCTCGAGTTCTACTGGGCCTACTCCGACTACGAGCAGTTGATGACCTTCACCGAGAGGATGCTCGCCGCGGTCCTGGATGCCGTGCATGCCGAGGGCTCGACAACCTGCACCTGGCGCGGCCACGAGATCGACCTCCAGGCCCCCTGGCCGCGACTCAGCGTGCGCCAGTCCCTGCTGGAGATCGGCGGCCTGGACCCAACCGCGGTCGACGACGAAGCAGCCCTCACCGCCGAACTCACGCGCCTGGGCGAGGACCCGCCGAAGAGCGCCGGCTACGGCAACCTGCTGATGGCGCTCTTCGACCGCCTGGTCGAACCGAAACTGATTCAGCCCACCTTCATCCACGACTACCCGGTCGAGGTCTCACCCTTCGCCAAGCACAACGCCTGCGACCCCCGGTTCACCGAGCGATTCGAGCTATTCATCGGCGGCATGGAAATCGCGAACGCGTTCACCGAGCTGAACGACCCCGACGACCAGGCCGAGCGATTCCGCCAGCAGCTCCGCGCCCGCGAAGGCGGCGACGACGAAGCCCACCGCTTCGACCGGGACTACGTCGAAGCCCTCCAGTACGGCATGCCCCCCGCCGGCGGCCTGGGCCTCGGCATCGACCGGCTGGTCATGCTGTTGACCGACGCCCGGTCGATCCGGGACGTGATCCTGTTTCCCCTGCTCCGGCCACGGTAG
- a CDS encoding riboflavin synthase yields the protein MFTGIITERGRVVEAPGASDRGGARLVVGHSAVLAAKLDLGASIAVAGVCLTVVEQNDEDGAARSVFDLSPETLNRTTLGGLSEGDEVNLEPPLSAGDPLGGHWVQGHVDTTTGVVRVEEQGDHRVVTFKVPAGLETGVVLKGSITIDGVSLTVAALDDRTFDVALIPHTLEVTTLGGLKPGDRVNVEGDVLARYVQKAVRAAVAAALESD from the coding sequence ATGTTTACCGGAATTATCACGGAGCGTGGGCGAGTAGTCGAGGCGCCAGGAGCCTCCGATCGGGGAGGTGCGCGCCTGGTCGTCGGACACTCGGCGGTGCTGGCGGCGAAGCTCGATCTGGGCGCCAGCATCGCCGTAGCGGGCGTTTGCCTGACCGTGGTGGAGCAGAACGACGAGGATGGAGCCGCGCGATCCGTGTTCGATCTGTCTCCGGAGACGCTGAACCGAACGACGCTCGGCGGGCTGAGCGAGGGCGACGAGGTGAACCTCGAGCCGCCGCTCTCGGCCGGGGACCCGTTGGGCGGCCATTGGGTACAGGGGCACGTCGACACGACGACCGGGGTAGTGCGGGTGGAGGAACAGGGGGACCACCGTGTCGTCACGTTCAAGGTCCCGGCTGGGTTGGAGACGGGAGTCGTGCTCAAGGGCAGTATCACGATCGATGGCGTCAGCCTGACCGTCGCGGCGCTTGACGACCGGACGTTCGACGTGGCGCTGATCCCGCACACGCTCGAAGTGACGACCCTCGGCGGCCTGAAGCCGGGCGACCGGGTGAACGTCGAGGGGGACGTCCTGGCCCGGTACGTCCAGAAGGCGGTGAGGGCCGCCGTTGCGGCCGCGCTTGAGTCGGATTAG